One Heterodontus francisci isolate sHetFra1 chromosome 13, sHetFra1.hap1, whole genome shotgun sequence genomic window, AGCCGACGGTTACGAAAACGGTACCAGAGTTGAGGGACTTAGTGATATGGAGAGATTACAGAAGCCTTAGAGCAGAGGTGGTtatgggagatttgatagaaccAGAGACAACATGGGAAAaaaaatttctacacagcaagttgtggttgcctgaaagggtggtggaaactcaTTAAATAGTAACCTTCAAATTAGAATTGGATATATACATGCAGGCTAAGGAAATAGTGGAGTATGGTGTTATGGAGTCATGTATAAACTGAGCTCTGTACAGCTTGTGCTCATGTTTTGGGTTTGGCCCTGGTTTGAAGCTGGGGGTTTCCATATTGAACCCAGGTTATACAAAGTCTTGTGACTGGGAGAagaacaaacttttttttttaaaccagataCACGTGGCTGGCAGTTTATAATTTCAGTTTAGGAAGTCTCTACAGGGGATCAAGCCAGCAAACAAGTTGTGTGGAGTTTGCCAAAGAAAAAATACCAGAGTGTTAAGCCAGGAAAACAGcagtgagatttttttttttttaaaaaggctttcCAAGTTGAGAGTTTCTGCTTAGAATTGAAGCAGACTGCAAGGCAACAGTTTGGCTACAGGTAAAGGAGCCTGGACTGCAGGCTGCCTTACAACAGCTGTCTTTGGTGACTAAAATTTACACGTGATACAATGCCATCAGGACAGTAGTGGGCAAGGCCGAGGTTGTGCGAAGGGAGACAAGACTGAACTGTTAAAAAATTGCATCACTTGCCATCAACGGGACCTCTTACTTCCATATCTGCAACCTTGATGACTGGACTTTGAAACCTACTGATCTTGTACTGTGGAACTGTTCAATGACATTTTGGTGATAGGACTGTTCAGTGGACCTTAAGCACTAGCTTTGATGCATTGGCTAATTGTCATTTTTGAGATACATATATTGACTGTCATTTAACTGTTAGATCATAGATAaagtgttggttttggtttgagtgttataaATTTTACTTTGAGTTAAATCTTGTCTATTGtgtttttggtttcctaaattagGGTCAGTTAATGGATTTGTTTCTCTTGCTTTGTTGgtggtccacagggatcataacacaaGGACTGTGGACATCTAAAATATGCTTTATATAATTATTgaattttatagcacagaaacaggccatttggcccaactaggctATGCCAGTGTTTATTCTCCATATAAGCCCCCTTTCACTCCTCTATATCCAACCCCAAATATATCCTATTTTTTTCTCCAATTAGTTATCTTCCCCTTAAAAGGTACTGTAATCAGAGCTGTAATGTTAACTGTTGTAAACATCAGAGATCTGTAACATCAAAGAGAGCTGTCTTTAAGGGGAGCTGCAATCCTCTTGTTTGAACTTATAAAAGTGACAATGAAAATATTTGTTGCAGAAAAATTCCTGATGGTTCCTACTGTAGAAATCTTGGGATCGCACTTGGTAACCCAGGCCAATGTGCAGAGCCTCAACAAGGTAGAACTAACCACCAGTACTTAAAAATAGAAGTAAGGACCTAAAGTGAGTCTTGTGTGATGTTCTCTGTCTTGCACTATTTTGCAACCCTTTGAAAACTTACTGGTGGACAAACCCAGAAAAAGGGAGAACAATCTTAAAATTACAGCTTATCCATTTGAGAGGGGTCAGGAAACACTTTTTCCATACAAGGTAGTGGAAGACTGGAACTCTTTCCTCAAAAGACTGTAGATACTGCATCAATTAAAACTGAGACCAACATCAAATTGTTTAAGTTATGTTTTAAAGGTTATGGagaagcaggtaaatggagttgaggtagatcatttGTAATGGAGTAGAACAGGCTCAAGTGGGTTGAATAACCTACGGTCTTGCTGTAGACTGCTGGTGCACAGTACATATCAGTTACTTACACCTGCAACTCTTAACTGTCGTTTAAAATGACTCATTCCAAAAAAAATAATTTCAGCACAGTGTACATACATCTAATTGCACCCACCCTAATACTCAAGTATTACTTGTTGATCTCTTGGCAAACTCAACTTTTCATTTTTGTATGCAGAACAGAATTCATGActctggttggctgagtttgagggggccACCTTCCAGAACATTAGCTGAGATAGCACAGGAGCAAGAGATGGTGAATTCAGAGACCTAGCCCCAGTTCAAGGTTACTGATTATCAAGCAGAGGCACAGAAGCACAATACCATGTGCCTCATTCTCTATACAAGAAAGGTTATCACAAGAACAGTATTTCATCTCATCTTCCCTCATGCCAGTTGAAGCCAAGTCAGGGCCACGTGACTCAGAGCAGCCTCAGGTCAGTCAAAGTATGATGGGAGAGCTAGGAGACTGAAAGCTTCGTGAAAAAAAAGTGTTGTACAGAGTTTTCTTTTCATTAAAAAAAGAGACATGTCGAGAGGCTTGGTCCAAGGtttgagttggggggtggggggggtggtggtagtggTGGTAAGGGGGAAGAGGTGGTGAAGTTAGGCAGCTGCAGAAGGCTGGCCACTAATAGTTTGTTTTTGGGGGGTGCGGTCAGGTGATGTGCAGGAAAAGCCAAACAGAAATCGGAGAAGATAATTTAATCACACTTAAAATGTTCCATTTGTCCAATGCTAGCCTTTTCAGTATGCAACATTAATTGGCAAAATAATTACTTTGAAAAGGTGTTGCGAGGGCAGTTGAGAtgaaaaatgttttcatgcagGGGCAATTGGATAGATTCtagaaaaaaagggaaaaacttgcagggttacagggaaacagGACAGTGGGACTAAATGAAGAGCCAGCAAAGGCATAACCGGCCAAATGGCCTACGTTACCAGATTCTAAAATTGATCAGAGCAGTAGACTAGATTTCTATCTCATCCCAATCATTAGTAGCCAATCTCATACAGCACAGACCCATCCCACGTACAATAGGGAAAccacaaaaaaaaaacaagttaaTGCTATTACTTTATTAGTAGAAGTTGAGTTTTAATTATTCCAATACGGCTTTAGATACACAGGTAATAGAATTTATACAAATGTCAATTTCACATTCAGTTATAAAAGCATAGGAGTGTTACTGAGAGCAGCATTGAGCTCTGGTCATAGATCCTGCTCTAGTTAAAGTCATGCAGTAAATCAGTGTACGGTACTTACTGTTTGCTAACCTGACCACTTACTGTAAACATTAACacaagacaggaactgtacacagtgacactgtTACAGGCTAGGATGTTTGTTAGTTAATGGAGAGGGGGAAGGAAGTGTGCTGGTTAGGTCTAAATAACCCGAACAATCAGCTCCAACATTGCTTTAATTCTATCATTTAGTAAGCAATGTCATGGGGAAGAGATGGCGAGAAGAGTCACAAATAGACCAAAATGGATCATAAACAGGAACATTACAATGACAGATTGAGTTAATTGTATGCAATACCAAGGCACATCTTGGAGGTTATGAAAGTCCAAACAAACCTTAATTAATAACCCAACTTAATGCATCTTCATCTCACACAAACAAGTTTCCCAGTGAGCCTGGCCTCCTccaatgtaacactccctcagtcaaTGATACTTCAGTTTTAGCAATCTGACTCCAGTCTCCAACAGTCAAAAGCAATGTGTCAATGATGGTTGCATTTCATCCCTAGGAGCACTGGCCACAGTCCTGGCAATAACCAGGACCTCGGCTTAGCCACACTTGCATGGTTCATCAACTCAGAACAATGCACTAAAATTATCCTTACTTCATAAGGAGGTATTTTAATCTCAAGTCATTCCTCAGAATGGAGATCAGCTTTTCTAGGGCCTTTGAGCACATTTCAATATTTTAAGTCACCTTGAGGTCCGTTCCATTCTGTATCCAAGGTAAAGACAGCTTCAGTCAGGCAAATTAAATTCTGAAATACCATCAGGTATAGTCTGtagcagctgccatggtgagaattTACAAATTTGTATGGACTGCTTTCACTCTAGACTGTTCTAGGTTTAAGTTATCACCTCTGGAATACTTTTGCCAAACATCAAGAACCAGACCCTGGACAGCTAGAGTTGATTCAGTTTTTCCTCAATTCAATTCTCTATCCAGTGATAACCTTAAGGAAAAAAGGACACTATTGCATTTAGGATAATTCTTAGAATTaaatttctctttttaaaaaaaagcaatctGATGATAGAACTAGAGAAGATTCTCAGTGTGTGAACAAATACCTTAACCCTTCCCAGAACATTCAGACACTGTCTCCCTACACACAGAACCTGAAGGCAGCAGGAAAGGGCATTGGTTCAACAACTGACATTACATTTATCATCAGGCTAAAAGCAAGAAACCATTAGATTAAATAACTATAACAGTGTAGGTAAAGCTCTCGAACTGATTCGGGATTGTCAATCAACAGGACTAACGACAGCGGCACTTGGTCTTGTCACAGTAGAGTTGTGGGATACTCCTATACCCTCTTCGACTTCACATTCTGTTTTTCCACAAATGTTTgtttggaactctgcaagtgtacaCACACAAAATTAGTATTGCAGAAGTAGTACAGCTGCTGTTACTCAGTTTATGACAACGAATTCCAATTCTTGGTCACACTATCTTTTGCTGAGGCTCCTTTTAAGACCATGTTACAAAACAAAAGGAACTTTGACATTTGGGAACAGTGAGACTTCAAGACAGAGGTAGGAAAGGAGTTGGGCACCCGAGGTCTCCGTCTGATCTCTCATCTGGAAGACctcagacagtgcaatactccctctgtactgcactggtatATCACCCTGGTTTGTTGAGGGAGGGAGAAATCCCTGTTACCGAGAATGCCAAAAGACATTTTGCCAGTTTGACTCAGCGAGCAGCACTCTTGCTTCCGACATACAGGTCACTGGTTCAACTTCAAGGTTTGATTGTGACTGACACAGATTGCTGAGTAACTGAACCCTAGTGGCCTGGAAGATGGCAGTGATTGCAGCCTGTCGGAATCAGCATTACAGAAGGTAGGGGCGCGATGTTTAACCTACGTCCCTGGATTGAGGAGGAAGTAGGGTtttttggggcggggggggggggggggggtgggcagtgtcATTTATTGCCATATGGTTTACATTATTaagcattccaccagcctgtttcttCATGCACTTCCCACTGGTAGTACAGGTTGAAAACAAATTATGGGACTCTTGTGCAGTAGAGGGAGATTCCCATTAACACTTCATTTTATAAATGCACCAATTGGAGCTATACTTAGCCATACATGTACTGCAACTGTTGAGACTAAGGCTAAATATTCACATGGTCAAGAGAGTTTTGATACCAGAGAAATGCTTAGAGTACTGTTGTTGAGGTTCAAAGAAAGCTTTGTTCTTTGAAAGTTATATGGTGACAGGAGATGTGAAGAGGTGCAGTCCAGTCAATGGAAAGGCCTCACAGTATTCATTGCTAAATTGGACCACAGGCAGAGGACAATTCCACAGAATCTAAAGTGCCACAGATCTCCGAGCAAAATGGCATTAAAATACCGAAGGACTGCTCAGAAATTCACTGAACAAATCGTGAATCACAAAATTCCACCAAGCTGCAGCATCAAAAAACATTTGCAGCATTTATCAGCAATCAAGATGTCAGCAGTTAAGAGAAAGACCATAAAGGTCCAATTGAAAGGAGATCTTATAAGCAGCATAAACTTGTCCCAAATGATGCACTTTTCCACAGCAACTGACAGCAAGTCCCATCTGAATTTGGAGTTTGAAAGAGAAGCATTAGAGCAGCAAGAATATTGTATAGCAGAGTATTCATTATTTTTAAATAAGTTTCCACATTCTTGTCTATGCATCACTGTCCAAACATCTACATGAAGTCAAACTCAATCACCCTCAGTAGGCACAAGTGTGGCAATATGCAGTTTAAGTAACTTTCACACCACTAAGTAGTCTCTTGTACTCAGAATTCACCATTAAGATAGGGAAGTTTTTAAACAGCAAGCGCCAACTCGTTTCAGTGGTAGCGATCTCCACACTGAGTCAGAGGTCATGGGTGCAAGTCGCACTCCAGAGACTCCAGCACCATaagccaggctgacactccagtgcagttgtagggggagcgctgcactgtgggaggtgccgtctttcagctgaAACGTTAGAAACCATGTttgcctcttgggtggatgtaaatgatcccttgGCACTAACcaatgagcaggggagttctccctggtatcctgaccaATGCTTATCCTTCAACCAGCACTACCAAAACAGATTACATGATCAATCAACTGtttatggaatcttgctgtgcacaaatttgccatTATATTTGCCTAAACAagaactacacatcaaaagtactaattggctatgaagtgccttgggatgtcccAGGAATGAGAGGACAAGATCCTAAAACTgtttaaatgtttaaaaaaaaaatcacactgttCAAGCAATTTACTGGTTAGTCTTTCAATTTTTTAAATTCATATCTGAACTAAATATTGGACAGAAAACTTGAAACTGGAACTTAAATTGGCTTTATTCTAGTGATTTGAAATTACATTGTACCAGAACACTGCAAGGAAAGTGAAGGAAATTCATCTGGGCAAAAACAGACCTGACAAAGTACAAAAAGTAAATTTTCAAGGACTGTTATCCATAATACATTGCAAAGACTTTACTTGCCTCAGGATGGGGTCTTCTCAGCTGCCCCTTTTGCACATTCTAAAGTAGAGGATCGATCCATTTGGTGCCCAGTCTCCATTTCTTGACTTTCTCGCTTTTCAACTGCCTCAATCGTCTGGTTTTGATCAGTCTCTTTATCATCTTTGGGATTGATGGGTTCCATTGCATCACCTTCCACCTTCTTATACACAAGGCCTTGTGTTAGGTTCTCTTCAGCAGATGAGATCATTCTGGCTTGGACACCTTGTATTGAAGTTTGTTTTTCAGCCAGCGGCTGGGTTTCTGCAAGTTGGTCTTTTCTCTCAGTCAGCTCTAGAGATGGGTATGTTCCTTCGGGCTTCGCTAATGATTGGCAACATTCTGCTTCGGTCACTTTGGATCCATCTGGCAATATTGCAGACTCTTCAGAAATGTGGTCAGACAGcgattccctttctctctcagttTCCACTGATGCAACAGCTTCATTCTCAACTTGTTTCTGATCACCCTCAGCAGTTGCCTCAAACAGTATCTCGGTTGGCTGTGCCACCAGCTCTCGCTCTATTGCTTCAGTGTCCTTGCTCCCTTGGGTTTGCACTCTTTGGCTAATGGCTTCATCACCTCTTCCTTCTGTTGCCAGGAGCTTTTGTGGCCCTGGTACCTTTTCTTCATCTTTATGTATTTGATAATCTTTTTCCTGTTGAGAAGGAATATCTACTTGTCCCTCGGTTAGCATCACAACATCCTGAATCAGACCTGGAGCAACCATTACGCTTTGCTGTTCAGAAGTCCTCGTCAGACCAACTTTTACTTGATTCTCCATTTCCAAAGACTCTAATTTCTGTTCAATACCTTCAATTTTGTGATCAATCAACCCACCTTCAAGCTGCTCAGTACTGGAGCTCTGCTGCTTTAGGACAATAGTTGAGCCTATTTCATGGACCAGACCAGGAACGTCTGACAAGCAGCCAGCAGCTGCTTCTATTGCGACCTCTACAATAGCAGCTGCAGTTTCTACCACTGGTCCCTGTACATCATCGGACTCAGCTGGTTGGAGAACCTGATCCACAGCACTCGACTCTGGAAGCTCCGTCACTGCAGATTCTGcagtctctgcaataacctgcTCTTCTACAGCAGCTGCAGTCACAAGGAAAACCACTTCATGGGACTCTGAACACTCAGCTACAGAAAGATCCACAATCGGGGTCACAGTCTCACTTTGTACAACTTGAAATTCGTCAATAGAACCAGAGTGCAATTTTATTTCATGGTCACTTTCCAAAGTTAGACACTCTGATTCAGGAACTACTTCAAGTTTAGATTCTTCTTTGCATTCCTCAACTAAAGTTTTTGTGGAGGCCAACTCTCCAGGAGACTCCAAATTAATTAAGCATTTACCAGTTGCTCCATGAGCTAACTCCACATCATCCCCTTTTTGTGCATCAGCCCTTTCAATGGCTTTACACCGATTATTTACAGTCACATCATCTTGTCCATCTTTATCTGTTCCATCCAACTGGTCATCCTGGACTAGTTCACCAGCTTTGTGAGAAACCTTGATTAATTCAACTTCTTCATCTGGTGCTGGTCTGTCCTTTTCCACAGTAGCCTGCTCAGACCCCACCTTCTCGACAAGCTCAACCACTTCGGTTGCTGGTTCAAGACTTGTACCTTCATGTGTACCTTTGAGCGCTTCAGTTGCTGTGCTCTGTAGCTCATTAGCAACACATGTTATTTCTATTTCAAACTGTTTGGTTGCTGACTCAACCACCTCAGTTTCTGCAGTCTTTGTTTTTTCAacttgttcacctggtgaaatttcACATTGATCTTTGGACAACATGGCCACTGTAGGGTCCACCTTCTCTTTAGTTGTATGTTGGTTCACTTCAGTTTCAGTCTTCTGTATCTCAACCACATCAGTTTCTTGCCCGAGTTCAACTCTGGTTTCCTCTTTGGCTCCCTCAAGCTGCGTGACTTCAAGTCTGTCATTAGAAATGGCAACTATTTCTGTTTCCCCGTGACTCTTAACCCCAATTATTACACACTCCATTATGgaggtttgaattgtttcttttgATAGTCCTTCAATACTTGGCTCTTGCTGTATGTTTTCAGTTGCTGAAATCAATGTTTCAACTACTTGTCCCTTTGTTCTCTGCTCATCAATTCTTTCAGGGGTTTCAGCAATCTGGTCACACATTGCCTCGCTCATTTCAGTTCCCATATTCTCAGTATCAGATTTCACATGCTCTTTGGCTTCACCAATCTGTTGCCTTATCTTGACTGCACTGAACTGCTCCTGAACTATTTTATCTTTGTCAGTTGCCATCTTTTGTGCATCCTCGTCAATTCTTTGCATATCTTCCACTCCCGCCTCCATAACCAGACTGGCATCGACGGTCTCCTCGCCACATACAGCCTCCGCAACCAGACTGGCATCGACAGTCTCCTTGCCATGTACAGCCTCCGCCACCTCCACAACCGGACTGGCATCGATGGGCATCTCACCACGTACAGCCTCCGCCACCTCCACAACCGGACTGGTGTCGATGGTCTCTTCAGTACACACAACTGCCGTCACTTCTACAACCGGAGTGATTTTAATAGTCTTTTCACTTGGTAAAGCCTCTGTCACTTCCAATACTGGTGTGATTTGCACAGTCTCTTCACTTTGTACAACCTCAGTCACTTCCACATCTGGACTGATGTTGATGGTCTCTTCACTACACACCTCAGTCACAGCCACTTCTGGAGTGATTCGCACCATCTCTTGATTACATACTGCCTCACTCACATTCACTGGAATGATTTCAGTGCTCTGTTCACGTACCACCTCAACCTTCTTGACACTTGCTAGAGTCTCTCTGCATACAGCCACAGACTTTTCtgttcccaccttctcaccaatctCTTGAACATTTTCAATTTTCTCTTCAAAAACAGCCTCAGCATTTCCCACTCCCACCTGATGAGCAACTTCTGGAATTGCTTCACCCGTCCGTTCAAATATTGTTTCAATCTTCTCAACAACTTTTGATGGAGTCTCTTCAGTGGTCTCTCGGCATTCAGCAACGTGCTCCAGTCCCATCTTCTCAGCAACTTCCATAGTCTCCCTGGATTCTCTCTCAACCTCTTTCATGCAGCTTGCTCGAGTAGCTTCAATGGGCTCTTCATAAGTAGCCTCTTGCTTTTCCACATCCTTTGCTTCACTGACTTCCAAGGTTTCTTCACGTACAGTCCCCACCTTTGCCACCATGGCTTCTGACATCCCAATTTCAACCTTGCGTCCAATCTCAGCTTTCACAATCTCTTCCGCTACAATTCCCACATCGGTCTTGCGCATCATTCCCACAGGCCCTTCAATCTCGTCTTCTCGTGGAGTGCCATGTTCGCCCGCATGCGTTGCATCAGCTCCCACCTCCTGCACAGCTTCAGCTGTAGTCGCTAGGCAAGCAGAAGCAGCGCTCTCTGTCTGAGGAATGGTTTCGGTCTTGACCCTTTGAGGGACTGAAACCTCTTGCATTTCAGTTGTTGTTTGCTCAAGCATTTCACCAAGTTCATGCTGCACATCTTCATTTTCTACTGGTGGCTTCTGGATAGTACCTTCAGCTACATCAGAGGCCTTAGGCGCAGTGTCCAATTTTGAAGCTTTTCCTTTCTGAGCAGACTCAGGCATCTCTACTTTACAGGAGACCTTGAGCACTTCATG contains:
- the akap12b gene encoding A-kinase anchor protein 12b isoform X5 — encoded protein: MELEQRETLIETKDEQKDVLADLGPPAEIGEQVEEMQAGEIGFKKVFKFVGFKFTVKKEKSVKSEPVQLLTVTKEEGGEATAVDGESRQETEGRKNGELSPVIDEALGSPPEILSPGKVEECTDQAEMKPAAAEDPLVQAESAVSPVESPAVDSALKRFFRQGFFSGLRRKPSFKKAKDEPLVIDEKTEVNGEKENGKQVRASEDAEGEQLDHGAKAQPSTIKEASTSQEASEILDVQTVEEKKEGDDDFEDLTAELASVTEAKEVLTMDEGKKTEIGVPAEEDKLCEPALKLAPAELQMDQVNQLSMRVEQSTADEGQVRPESAPIEAPAGTQAEQTVIAQGQSSVKASELVLGEAELLSSQEKAKLQGSPLKKLFTSSSIKKLSGKKTKAKKGETKLGDAADDDVRMQSSTESEESPESQKPETPLTSPEEMGETMPTEMVETLDRAPLEVEEVNGVAERERRKENITAWASFKKLVTPKKRPKRLSESDKEDEQTDKAKSATISSNESAASVEKQEEPKSNAEEQNLERSIEDPKKKVDAPVSWEALICVGSSKKRARKLSDSEAPEESGQAQEHAEELKADSPQDPDQEQGGASPECVASPVEGEASDGAVSTWESFKRLVTSRRKSKSKLEECADESVTSTEAVLPETEPAKEESWVSFKKLIGRRKKRSDAKPEQLQAECVGKETKWLEFGANKSEEESDTPAVVPLSEYDAVEEERVSKEQQVTVGTDAIHMDGVLAKPEAPPEVGELSAEQTCTMKRGVLEAIKSVVDERSPSWISAAVSNVIEMGVEDEKIETAEEALATDELVKKQMVLGDATPKAEVTSEAYPSEIAEEAQEIISEVVTAPEYPAEESLTEETTEMVSAVSQLTETPVTTAEGTPIREDEALVTRQTQQVLQEAAEKVKLSAGPIVSFCEMAAAPEIQDSEREPEISTKKIQHEVLKVSCKVEMPESAQKGKASKLDTAPKASDVAEGTIQKPPVENEDVQHELGEMLEQTTTEMQEVSVPQRVKTETIPQTESAASACLATTAEAVQEVGADATHAGEHGTPREDEIEGPVGMMRKTDVGIVAEEIVKAEIGRKVEIGMSEAMVAKVGTVREETLEVSEAKDVEKQEATYEEPIEATRASCMKEVERESRETMEVAEKMGLEHVAECRETTEETPSKVVEKIETIFERTGEAIPEVAHQVGVGNAEAVFEEKIENVQEIGEKVGTEKSVAVCRETLASVKKVEVVREQSTEIIPVNVSEAVCNQEMVRITPEVAVTEVCSEETINISPDVEVTEVVQSEETVQITPVLEVTEALPSEKTIKITPVVEVTAVVCTEETIDTSPVVEVAEAVRGEMPIDASPVVEVAEAVHGKETVDASLVAEAVCGEETVDASLVMEAGVEDMQRIDEDAQKMATDKDKIVQEQFSAVKIRQQIGEAKEHVKSDTENMGTEMSEAMCDQIAETPERIDEQRTKGQVVETLISATENIQQEPSIEGLSKETIQTSIMECVIIGVKSHGETEIVAISNDRLEVTQLEGAKEETRVELGQETDVVEIQKTETEVNQHTTKEKVDPTVAMLSKDQCEISPGEQVEKTKTAETEVVESATKQFEIEITCVANELQSTATEALKGTHEGTSLEPATEVVELVEKVGSEQATVEKDRPAPDEEVELIKVSHKAGELVQDDQLDGTDKDGQDDVTVNNRCKAIERADAQKGDDVELAHGATGKCLINLESPGELASTKTLVEECKEESKLEVVPESECLTLESDHEIKLHSGSIDEFQVVQSETVTPIVDLSVAECSESHEVVFLVTAAAVEEQVIAETAESAVTELPESSAVDQVLQPAESDDVQGPVVETAAAIVEVAIEAAAGCLSDVPGLVHEIGSTIVLKQQSSSTEQLEGGLIDHKIEGIEQKLESLEMENQVKVGLTRTSEQQSVMVAPGLIQDVVMLTEGQVDIPSQQEKDYQIHKDEEKVPGPQKLLATEGRGDEAISQRVQTQGSKDTEAIERELVAQPTEILFEATAEGDQKQVENEAVASVETERERESLSDHISEESAILPDGSKVTEAECCQSLAKPEGTYPSLELTERKDQLAETQPLAEKQTSIQGVQARMISSAEENLTQGLVYKKVEGDAMEPINPKDDKETDQNQTIEAVEKRESQEMETGHQMDRSSTLECAKGAAEKTPS